A stretch of the Corylus avellana chromosome ca6, CavTom2PMs-1.0 genome encodes the following:
- the LOC132185707 gene encoding receptor protein-tyrosine kinase CEPR1 — MAFQNSMMLIIGLLFSLSCLSQAINANQSQFFSLMRNSVSGSALSDWNASAAGGKPFCNFTGVTCDHQGYVVKLDISGFSLYGKFPAEVCSYLPKLRVLRLSNNKFTGEFPGSVVNCSFLEELNTSRLYQPGKLPDFSPMKSLRILDLSYNLYDGYFPMSVTNLTNLEVLNFNEVPGFRLWQLPENISRLTKLKSMVFTTCMLHGRIPAAIGNMTSLVDLELSGNYLVGEIPAEMGLLKNLQQLELYYNMIVGSIPEELGNLTELRDMDISVNKLTGSIPESICRLPNLRVLQLYNNTLTGEIPGVIANSTTLAILSLYANNLTRHVPQNLGQLSPMVVLDVSENNLSGPLPAEVCKRGKLLYLLVLENMFSGKLPDSYANCVSLLRFRVSHNRLEGSIPEGLLSLPHVSIIDLGYNYFTGTLANTIGKARNLSELFIQNNRISGVLPPGISGATNLVKIDLSSNLLSGEIPSEIGNLRKLNLLLLQSNKLTSSIPDTLSLLKSLNVLDLSNNQLTGSIPESLSELLPNSINFSNNRLSGPIPLSLIKGGLVESFSGNPGLCMSVYVNSSDQSFPSCSKTYYNRKKLNSIWAIVVSVVLIILGAILFLKRRFSQEKSAIEHDETMSSSFFSYDVKSFHRISFDQREVIEAMVDKNIVGHGGSGTVYKIELSSGDVVAVKRLWSRKTKETAAEDQLYINKELKTEVDTLGSIRHINIVKLYCYFSSLDCSLLVYEYMPNGNLWDALHKGWIHLDWPTRHQIALGIAQGLAYLHHDLLPPIIHRDIKSTNILLDVNYLPKVADFGIAKVLQARGGKDSTTTVIAGTYGYLAPEYAYSSKATTKCDVYSFGVVLMELITGKKPVEPEFGESKNITYWVSNKVDTKEGAMEVLDKRLSGLFKDEMIQVLRIAIRCTYKAPALRPTMKEVVQLLIEADPCRLDSCKSSNKTKETSNVTKTKNPFEL; from the exons ATGGCTTTCCAGAACTCTATGATGTTGATTATTGGGTTACTTTTCTCACTCTCCTGTCTTTCCCAAGCAATCAATGCCAACCAGTCTCAGTTTTTCTCCCTCATGAGAAACTCTGTCTCAGGCTCTGCCTTGTCTGATTGGAATGCCTCTGCTGCAGGAGGGAAGCCTTTCTGCAACTTCACTGGAGTTACTTGCGACCATCAAGGTTATGTTGTCAAGCTTGACATCTCTGGATTCTCACTTTATGGAAAATTCCCGGCAGAAGTATGCTCTTATCTGCCAAAGCTACGGGTTCTCAGGCTCAGCAACAACAAATTCACCGGCGAATTTCCCGGCAGCGTCGTGAACTGCAGCTTCTTGGAAGAGCTCAACACCAGCCGCCTTTATCAACCAGGGAAGCTTCCAGATTTCTCACCAATGAAATCTCTGAGAATACTTGATTTGTCGTACAATTTATACGACGGCTACTTCCCCATGTCGGTGACCAACCTTACAAATCTGGAGGTGCTTAACTTCAACGAAGTCCCTGGCTTCCGCTTATGGCAACTCCCGGAGAATATTTCCAGGCTGACAAAGCTCAAATCTATGGTGTTTACAACGTGCATGCTGCACGGCCGGATCCCTGCAGCAATAGGAAACATGACATCTCTTGTTGATCTTGAATTGAGCGGAAATTACCTTGTGGGTGAAATTCCGGCAGAGATGGGATTGCTGAAGAACTTGCAACAGCTTGAGCTCTACTATAACATGATTGTCGGCAGCATACCGGAGGAGCTTGGAAATCTCACAGAGCTCAGAGACATGGACATATCGGTCAACAAGTTAACCGGAAGCATCCCGGAGTCCATTTGTCGGCTTCCCAACCTCAGAGTCCTGCAACTTTACAACAACACCCTCACAGGAGAGATCCCAGGTGTGATTGCAAACTCAACAACCCTGGCCATTTTGTCACTTTACGCCAACAATCTGACAAGACATGTTCCACAAAACTTGGGGCAATTATCACCCATGGTTGTTCTAGACGTGTCGGAAAACAATCTGTCGGGTCCGTTGCCAGCAGAAGTCTGCAAGAGAGGTAAATTACTTTACCTTCTTGTCCTTGAAAACATGTTCTCTGGAAAGTTGCCTGACAGTTACGCAAACTGCGTGTCTCTTCTACGGTTTCGAGTTAGTCATAACCGTTTGGAAGGCTCCATACCTGAAGGATTGTTGAGTCTTCCCCATGTCTCAATCATTGACTTGGGATACAACTATTTCACCGGAACACTTGCCAATACAATTGGAAAGGCAAGAAATTTGTCTGAGCTGTTCATACAGAACAACAGGATTTCAGGTGTTCTGCCTCCAGGAATCTCCGGAGCAACCAATCTGGTGAAGATTGATCTTAGTAGTAATCTTCTGTCTGGTGAAATCCCATCTGAGATTGGGAACTTGAGAAAGCTAAATTTGCTGCTGCTACAAAGCAACAAGCTCACATCTTCCATCCCCGACACACTTTCTTTGCTAAAATCTCTCAATGTTCTTGATCTCTCCAACAACCAGTTGACAGGAAGTATCCCAGAAAGCCTCTCTGAGTTGTTACCAAACTCGATCAACTTCTCAAACAATCGGCTTTCGGGTCCAATTCCTCTCTCTTTGATAAAAGGAGGGTTGGTAGAAAGCTTCTCTGGCAACCCAGGTCTCTGTATGTCGGTCTATGTTAATTCATCCGACCAAAGCTTCCCTAGTTGTTCGAAGACTTATTACAACCGGAAGAAACTAAATTCCATCTGGGCAATTGTAGTTTCAGTTGTTCTCATCATTCTTGGAGCTATCCTTTTCCTAAAGCGTCGGTTTAGCCAAGAAAAATCTGCTATAGAACATGATGAGACCATGTCTTCATCTTTCTTCTCATATGATGTGAAAAGCTTCCATCGAATAAGCTTCGACCAACGTGAGGTGATTGAAGCCATGGTTGACAAGAACATAGTCGGACATGGAGGATCCGGGACTGTGTACAAGATTGAGTTGAGCAGTGGGGATGTTGTTGCAGTGAAGAGGCTTTGGAGtcgaaaaacaaaagaaacagcTGCAGAGGATCAGCTGTATATAAACAAGGAGTTGAAAACAGAGGTGGACACTCTTGGAAGTATAAGGCACATAAACATTGTCAAATTATACTGCTATTTCTCAAGCTTGGATTGCAGCCTTCTGGTTTATGAGTATATGCCAAACGGTAACCTTTGGGATGCTCTTCACAAAGGGTGGATCCATTTGGATTGGCCTACTCGCCATCAGATTGCTCTGGGGATTGCTCAGGGTTTGGCATACCTCCACCATGATCTTCTCCCTCCCATCATTCACAGAGACATCAAGTCAACCAATATCCTTCTAGATGTCAATTACCTTCCCAAGGTTGCAGATTTTGGCATAGCCAAGGTTTTACAAGCAAGAGGAGGGAAGGATTCAACCACTACAGTAATTGCAGGCACTTATGGCTACTTGGCCCCAG AATATGCATATTCGTCTAAAGCAACAACCAAGTGTGATGTGTACAGTTTTGGAGTAGTTCTAATGGAACTGATAACTGGGAAGAAGCCAGTGGAGCCAGAGTTTGGAGAGAGCAAGAACATCACATATTGGGTCTCAAACAAAGTGGACACCAAAGAAGGAGCCATGGAAGTCTTAGACAAGAGATTGTCAGGGTTATTCAAGGATGAGATGATCCAGGTTCTCAGAATCGCAATCCGCTGCACCTACAAGGCCCCAGCCCTTCGCCCAACCATGAAGGAGGTTGTTCAGTTGCTGATTGAGGCTGACCCCTGCAGACTCGATTCCTGCAAGTCGTCAAATAAGACCAAAGAAACATCAAATGTCACCAAAACAAAGAACCCATTTGAGCTATGA